Proteins co-encoded in one Thermovirga sp. genomic window:
- a CDS encoding 4-hydroxyphenylacetate isomerase, whose protein sequence is MTLEAGDVILTGTPEGVGEIFPGDRVEVDIGGLGAPLVMTVSGEGA, encoded by the coding sequence TCATGACCCTGGAAGCGGGGGACGTGATTTTGACGGGCACGCCCGAGGGGGTAGGGGAGATATTTCCCGGCGACAGGGTGGAAGTCGACATAGGCGGTCTCGGCGCTCCCTTGGTGATGACCGTATCAGGTGAAGGTGCCTGA